A stretch of DNA from Aphis gossypii isolate Hap1 unplaced genomic scaffold, ASM2018417v2 Contig00595, whole genome shotgun sequence:
gactaACGAAGGTAagataatttttcaagtattatgttgatttaccataatttatatttttttaaattttttcaaaattgttcgattcatattattacattatttagagATTCTTATTCACAAAACATAGGTATctagtacctactatacagaGTACAGACTAtacttaacttttaaattggaTGTATAACGgttcaaacattattttacgttttatttttgtttattgttcaaTTTTCTGAAAACATAGTAATAACGAGCATAGTATGTAATGATGaagataaattatcaaaaccaTTACAACTTTCATCATTAAATGTCACAGATGATAAAAAAACTGACAGACCAAGTTATAACCAAacaggtaaaatatattaacgtaaaaattcatatttatatactgctatttttgatattctaGTGGCTACTCAAACtattacttaatttgttttaacttatatgtaggtatctaataatataaaataatataatgagttatttaaattgtattagatGGTAGAACATGAGgctcatattttttaagattttgatGTTTTGTTATCATGTGTATGTTAATGaactttgtaattatataaaactataaaataactaataacttgctatattttaaatttgaattcatgcTTTTAAAggtttattctatttaaattgaataaccttataataattttgatttaaaataattataattttattataaaattaaagtgcaactttccaaaaatatacaatttaaatatacaatactataaatattatactgtaattgatattaaaaataattgatctatttaaaagtttaaaaattgtattttcttttattaaacaaaatatatatatatataattatagatttaagcTCTGATAATCATGAAGCTAATAGATCTACCAATAAGTTTGTTTCAAACAAACATATTACATGCTCTACAAGTTCACTAACAAATACAACTGGTAACATTTGttgattcttaaaattttatgcttttgaaatattaaagtttaccAATTATTGTTAACTAGATTCTTTAGGTACATTTGTAGATGATGACAAAGTATGTAATACCAATAATACCATCCATGATGAAATACCTTTAGAAGAGAATATTGAAACACATCTAGAATTACAAAGTGTTCCATTAAGTACATAATTCATTGTttagtgtttaaataattataatttatatgaaaatacaatttgtagatactgtagtaaaccgacgtttttagtataaaaacgtagTTCTAAAGTCCAGTGGCCTATAACTATATCACGCCACCGAGTCGGACCACTGATGCCGTTTCCTGATTGGATTAAACACATCACGCCACTTCATAGACGTAGATCATCCTATTCTCCATCACGGCatgttccatataaatatgagtcctcatcatagatttaattagagtTAGTTAAGAGTCAGTTAGACTTAGTCAGTGTTGTCACTTGCTCTCCGGTAGTTAAGTACTTGTGCTTATGCTAACGAAAGCcttttcaattattgttttaaaaagttaataaacgtcttaattatcttattaatctattgttttaacttatacTTCATCTCTCCAACCTACGACGAAACGTGCATTCGTCGTAAAAGAAGCGTGCAGCAACCATCACTGGTTACTACAATACtaacaatgattattttgacaaaacaAGTTATGTTATGAATATGCCAGATACTGATTATCAAACTGCTTCCTGCTcaagtttttttagaaactcAACaggtaacaaacaaaaaaaatatagttactaattattattataaattataatcttaatatatataaatctcaTGTCACAATGTTTGTCCTCAATGGACATCCTAAACCACTTAaccgattttgatgaaattttttacaacacGTGTAATTTGGTCCAACTTAAAAGAtaggatagtttttttttcaaattttttaatatcggGACAGCTAGGGTTGTCCAGAAAATAATAGAAGTGCTCAAACAgggattttgataatttacggtagaaataattgtttataaatggttgctaaGCTACGtagactatttattattattattattattatttttattttcggtgaccatagtaacaattttttataattattctaatcaAGAACAATTTACCATCATTTTAAGATACATTGACGAAGGAAAACCTCAAGAGCGTTTGATAGCACTAGAAACTGCTTCTGATTCGACTGGTCTAGGTATGTTTCAAGTCTTTTGTAGCATTACAGAAAAACATAGTATCAACTGGAAAACACAGATGATTGCTCAAACATATGATGGCGCTGCTTCTATGCAAGGCAAGTACAGTGGATTGAAATCAAGAATACAAGCAGAGAATCCACGAGCAATGTTTACTTGGTGTTTCGCGCACAaactaaatttagttataattgatACATGCGATTGTTGCATTAAtactaaaactttttttggtgATGTTAGTgctttaattgaatttatgcGTGCTAGAAAGCGGACGGctgaatttgtaaaatatcaagAAATTCTAAATCCAAGAGAACAATAGCGTCGCATCAAACGATTTTCTAATACTAGATGGACATCACATGATCGAGCCTTGGTTGTCATTGAAGAGAAATACCCTGCTCTACTGAAAGcattggaaaatatttcaaaagcaAATGATTCAGACCGTGATACAACTACATGGCTAAAAATTTAATCTCAGTTATAACATCATTCCAATTTGTCGTGGTTTTAATTCTgatgagaaaaatattttcggtTACCACTGAAGcttcaaattatttacaatcaaaATCTATTGATTTTATGCAAGCTATCAAAATGATGAATGTTGCTAAGAAAAGATTGCAAATTTTACGTACTGATGATGGATGCActgaaataatagatattgctAAAGAATTTGCTACTAAAACAATCTTGTCCAGTGTGACTTTAAAGTGGTAAGGCaagaagaaagaaaaaaataatgcccGGTGAACTATCCAGAGATGAAGTACTATGTTCTCCTACTGATTTCTTTCGttgtaatgtttgttttaaagttttagacgccattattacattaattgatATGAGGTTAATAATTCGCCAGAAATTCTCAAAGTTTTAAGCTTACTTACTCCAGAACGTATGTTATCCATCAAAACCAAAATACAATTGCCTGATAATGCCTTTGAACAGTTATCAAGTTGGATAAACattgatgtaaataatttacaaaatgaatACTTAACATTCAGTAACAGCCTAAATGATCTTTCTAATGACATTAATCCAAGCCAACCAAGTAAacatgtaaacaaaaaaatgaaggAACTGTTGATCAACAATCTGATACTACCCTAATAGCACAGACCTTCCCGGTTACCGTCTACATAGTGTCCAATTGATACTTAACCGGAATTTCCTGGTGGGCTGCATTTCGACCTCCTCGGAACCGCCTGTGTAGTACCCAATTGATACCTTATCTGGATCTTCCAATGGGCTGCATTTCGACCACCATGGTAACCGTCCGTGTAGTACCCAATTAATACCTATCTGGAACTTCCTGATGGGATGTATTTTAATCGTCCCAAGACCTACCTAGTAATTCAAgctaattttttactatatatatttaaattttatatgtataatctataattgCATTAGTAAAAATTCACTCAacgaatttaatcaatttaaaaaatttaaattgataaaaaaaaaaaaaataataaaataaattgataattgttttttttatttaattttttttatgcttattagttattattgctCTGGTGAattgtttataagtttaaaaagatGGTAAGCAGAATGAGCCAGCAAAGGCTGACTGGAttagcttttttaaatatacaccgAAATGCAACTATTAATACAGACAACATTATTAATCGTTTTGtggtttctaataaaaaatttttggactTAGTTATATAGAACatgaattattactaaaacttaattttttttactattactattgttattatttttatttttaaattttaagcactATTTTACTGCATCTGCACAGCAGTATGTGCAATATTTAAAGCTAATTAGTATAAGTTGAAATTACATAGGTTTAAGTTTTGGTTTATCAAAGTGGTAtgtaagattaaaattttttcgcCCTTCCCCTCCACCCATGGAATTAACCTGAAGACACCCCTGGACACAGCAGCTCGCGAATTTCCGTTAACAGACTGTAATTTCAGTATTTGTTTGACTGCTTGAGATTGagacatttataaaagttaatttcgTTTTCTAGTTacttatacgttataataatatgattgtttgATCAGCATACGTATTTCACGGGATATACAAAATATCCATCTATGTTGCGGTATTGTCCAGACCGTCGGTGAACTTCGTCACCTCCGTGTCGCCGCCGTCGGTCGGACCAATGACCGAGCTTATTGGGCTCGTCTGGTGACGCTCTGTCTGGATcgcatattttcttttatcgaCAGCCGCCGATTGCGTGGGTGTTCTATTCTTTCGACCGTTTTTCGTATGTGCACGTATGACGTATGTATGTGTGATTCCGTGAATGTTTTACTTGAATATAACGAACTAGTGTTTGAAGCCTTCAAGTGTTTTTCGTAggtaagtattaagtaataagtatattaacaaataaaatgtcataaggtaagtgaaatatttctatacgGAGTACCTAATATAACAAGTTCTTGTATTTTTCTAGTGAAGATTCTTAATTAATTCTCTCAGAATGGCATAAGAACTTTTgccatctatatttttaagtttttaactagcaaatcaaaaatgtgtttttgtcTCAGTTTTTGAAGTTCCGATGgttataagaatttatatttatatatttataagaatggtttttaatttaccttcAATAGAGCAGAACTATGtttaacaaacattattttgacacCTAACAGATACccacttatattaatttacatcatTACGTCATGTTATAGCCttataggtagatatttaatttttaaaacattgtattattaacataataaagattaataatacctagatatttataatctcTTCATtatagatgaaaataatacttcttatttaaaataatcttcaaactaaattaacctttttctttaaactaatgttttaatgttaaagaataaacaaattttaaacatggTTCTTTTACAATCATTTTTGATTATGTTACTGATGAatctataggtatatcatgaaattaatatgtttgatattatttaatggagGACGTCTAATGTCTATCCATTTGAAGTTCTTTAACCAAATAGAATGtgaattattcaattacatCCAAAGCTTTTtctagttttcaaaaaatattaaaagggtacagttttgaaattttgaataatgattgtagtattgaatttttcaattaatttaattctttataaatagctattagctcatatagtataataactttactatataataatattgacaaggattacattttatattacctatattaattgcatcaaggtaataactaataactaataatgtttaaaatttaatacttatacatgcattttattaaatgtttatagtataGTTGACTATAAATTAGACAAATATACTGTCaaggtttaataataatgtaataataaatgcaataataaattacatttatagatattcaattgtgtgatattatatttttttacaataaccaAAACACCACATCACCTACCCACTCattgttaacaatttataattaatataataaacacactacactctaatatattttaatatatgttatttacccacccattaaaataagaaactcAAAAGCGACTTCTGAATTATTGACTTCGCCACGttactatttacattatttgtattttacacacatttttattttatacagacttaagtatattttattgtttttacatttaggtatatagttaatattaaaagttaagacCATGTCAGATTTAAGTAGCGCTGAAGAAGATGTAGGAATTATAGAACTAAGGtatgtaattcaataataattacctattctTTAGGACACacgatttcataaaattgaccatttaattattacatgatGTATAGTTAACTATGtacttaattaactttttatgtatgtacagtttgtatttatagtcATTTATCCCAAGATTACAagacatttattttaggtgtagcaaaatataattttggttacaccccaaaaaatgattttaataaaaaaaattaaaagtatttttagattctgaacgaagtgatgaatgtattgattctataatgatgtgtgttttttttttgtttttgtgtctgtgaacagcataacttgtcaaaataatgcttaaatttcaaactttgggggtgttttccgatggcaaaattatctttagtacattaatgcattatagaggccaaaagtaaacattttccaacagttttcatacaatttttaaaaaagatttttttatatggttataacttaaaaacttatcactgtaaatacttgaaaatttcaccaaatgtttatataagtgttctttatatacagttaaattttcaaaagattttgagacaactgaaattttcgatttttctaagaattttttttgaagtgttaataaaaaattttgggtACCCaacaaaacttgaaaatttaatacaaggtttctcatGATGGGttcttaatgtattttaaaaaaaaatcaaaatttgttggtcacaacttttttttataagtgttcaTAGATCAAACATTCACGATATAtgtcaaaatcacgaaaatttgcaagtaattttgtagttgaaaaatcataagatttttgtgtttatatctataaaaaaaagaatttacaattttttttttattagcatttgaaattcaaatattgacaaaaattcaaaatcatgaatatttgcaaattattttttaagtataattcataaaaatttgtgtGTATGCAGCaagagttgaaaatgtaatacaagttttccataagtttggctaacaataattataaaagaaattacaTTTTGGTGTGTTCAGgcacattaaaacataaaccaccctTTATatcaaccactggaaattatatcctaggctgacaaatcatcttcgttcagaatcgtttttagtATACAGTGATACCTCTCATTGGATTCTAATTGAATACATcaattatagtgacctactactaatacttttatttcatatcaatatttaaattgtataagaaTAGATAAGTAGGCAATCAGTGTTGGTTcatcttacattttttatttggcagaaatttagaacaaaaaattttttgttttagttttttattacattataaacattatcaaTTTTTGCATAGACTTAGAAGACCAGATAATGAAATATCAGCCAGACAATTAAGGCGAAAAATTCACAATGATACACAACttctaacaaaaaaattatttccagaTGTTTGTACAAATAAATCTTCTAAAACATCTTTATCTCTTAATTGtgaccaatatattattcctGATTCATTGCAAGACTTAAACAATGATTTAGAAAAAAGTTATTCTTCAATAAAATGCACaaactatactaaaaataataattatcagttGTTACAATCAAATAGTACTTTTTTTGCCAACCACATCTAATCAAAAAGATATCTCgtctgaaaaaaatgaaatttcttttagaaataaaataacccGGGCTGTTGCAGAACAGATAACTCATAAATCTTTGAATAGATTACTACAAATTTTAAAGACTCATTCTTGTCATAGTGATTTACCATCCGATTGTCGATTTCTATAAATACACCTAGAActtcaattataaaagaagtttATCCTAGTTATTGTTGGCATAATGGTTTGGAAAGTGGagtacaaaattttttgaaatataaaggTCAGCTAATTAATGATACTATTGAATTGATTATCAATATTGATGGGCTTCCCATCAGTAAATCTTCAAACAGTCAATTATGGCCAATTCTAGGATcagtttttggttttaaagatatttttattattggaatCTATCATGGAAATTCTAAAAAACCTGAAGATGctaacttatttttagaaacattGGTTGAAGAATCTAAATATGTAGTAgaaaatggtattttttttaataacaaaaaattacgttgtataataaaacttatttgtgCAGATGCACCAGCAAAATCTATGATTCTAAATGTCAAAGGATATGCTGGGTACTCAAGTTGTACAAAATGCTGGGATGAAggtgaatattatgaaaaaagaatttgtttttcaGATAAGGCAGGAAAAGAAAGAACTGatcatgaattttttttaaagagtgATGAGAATTATCATTTAGGTGCTAGTGCTCTAGATGAAATTCCATTATTAGGCCTTGTCACTAATGTGCCATTAGACTATTTGCATTTAATTTGCTTAGGTGttgttaaaaaacttatacatttatggtTTTGTGATAGCCTTAAAGTGAAATTGCAAtttcgaaaaattaaaataatttcaaatttattaaaaaacaatatacatccATATGTGCCTTTAGAATTTCAAAGAAAACCTAGagcattaaagtattataagcAATGGAAAGGAACTGAGTTTAGACAGTTTTTGCTGTACAGTGGCCCAGTtgtcttaaaaaatgttttatctaaTGAAGTATACAATCATTTTATGACTTTACATGTTGCGATCACTATCCTttcttcaaacaatttttgcgCCGATACATCAAATTTACTTTATGCCCACCAATTACTTCAACATTTTGTTACatcttttaaaactatttatggaCATCACCATCTCTCACATAATGTTCATGGATTACTTCATATAGTACAAGATGTAAGAAATTTTGGATCTTTGGACATGTTTAGTACTtccaaatttgaaaattttatgcaaaaaatgaaaaaaacttttacgGAAAGATGACAAACCTCTTCAACAAATTCTCGAAGGATTCATGAGATCACATGTTTTCGTGAAGAAGAAATTACGTCTTTTTTACACAATGATAACATAAGTTTCAAAAACCCTCATTCCAATGGTcctcttttaaataattgttcagattttcagttttcaactttgttatttaaaaatatgacatttaaaattcaaacaaaagcAAACAATATTTGTGGTCTTACTTCAGGGAAAATAGTCATCAtcgagaatataataaattccaaaataaataacgaaagTTACATTATCGGCAAGgaatttttagaaatgaaaCCATTATATACTAAACCTTGTATATCTTCTCATTTGGGTATTTATTTGGTTTCAAATCTTTCTGTAATAAAACAATGgtccttaaataatattatccaaaaatactttttgtgtAAAATTGATTTGGAATGTTATGCTGCCTTTCCACTTATACATGTAGACAGTAAATGAACagtaaataatgtaagtaatttctgtaaattaaattttaaataaaaatgtatagtattgttgaataaaataaaatagaaatttagaattatgttttctaaaaatacatgtttaaaatatgttattacttattaggtacataatgtgtagcaataattaaataataattcaaaaatagtaaataatttattactttaataataatacttatgatTACCTACATTACGGTGttaagaagaaaataatatttacaattattaagaaaaaaaaaaaaaaaaaaaaaaaaaaaaaaatcaaaaaaatcaaatttaataagatttttttaaattatatttttagctcTAATTTAGCCAATTTGAGTTTACAATACAAGttgatacatcaaaattacttaaaaaaaatagaacaatccaaaaatgatatttaaaataggggttgccattaaaaaaaaataaagttttgttgCGCATGCGTAAAatacttaagttaaaaaatttttaaatcatagaaATGTATGATCTGTAAGTCTTATTTAATGTCCCGCAAacagaattgaaaaatattaaaagggcAATGAGTGATAAAGTGTACCCTGTCTCTTGGGACACacggtatatatatgtatatatttttttttacaatattagttaCTTAGtgctatttaattatcatatacttttttctaattttagtggcttaattctatttaattataaaaaaatgcatatattttatttttattttattgtaatatagggGAGACCTGGGTAAGTTGACGAATCTAAGgtttgatgtatttttaaaatatactgcctttatatatattagtaaattttacaCACATAGATAGAGGAACTTTTGaagaattttctaaaattaaaagttagacttaatttttttttaaaggattaaaaaaataaaattaaaataatttggaatTCGTCATCTTACCCATGTGCTGGGGTAAGTTGACATTTTGCCGGGTTAAGTTGACAtagcataatttatattatgttttaatgagtaaatattctttttataaagttcaatgcatttatttaaaaatcaaaaaattcaaatagtcttgaaaacaaatataacaataaaataacatttttctatcagtctgaaaataaaataaaataacataaaataaaattgtaacctTGTTCAgccttaatattaaatatctaaaacaataaaataaatttttccttcagtctgaaaataaaatattcagtcttaatataaaatacataaaataatataaaaatcaacttataaaatatgttttctgCAAAACTCGCAGGTGAATGTTTTCCAACATTCTACTCCTGCACAAAGTTCGTGAGCCCATCTTCCACACTTGATACACTTAATCCACGATTCACCGTTTTTATCGTTACGATAAAGTTCTTGGCAAAAAATACATTCTTCGTCATAACTTGATTCTTCATTATCTGTATCAACATATGGAACTTCATCATCTTCCGATTCTTCagaagataaaattattttgcgtCTAACATTTTTCCCAcgcagttttttattttttatcttattttcttttaatagctTTCTTTTTTCTAatcgttctttttttttttgttcatttaagATTTTCTGTTGTTCTTTCATTTCTAATATGGATTTTACTGGTGAGCTTGTTATTTCTAAAGTTGGCATTTTGGCCCTAGGTTTGCGTTTGGAAACAGGTCTCACTGCCACTGGTAAAGCTGGTAGTTTTGCTGGTTGAATGTGTTCAATTGTCCGACTTGATCCAGGTATAGGTTGCTCTTCATTCATTGGCCTAGGTATAGGGTGCTCTTCATTTATTTGTCCAGGGATAGGCTgatctttatttattgtttcaggTATAGGCTGCTCTTCAATAGTCAATGGTCTTTCTGTAACTTCCGCAGAAGCAAAATCATAAtccgaaaaaatatttggattaAAGGGTTCTATACCACAAGCACTGAAACCTTTTATGGCATTTCCTACAGTAGCAGCTCTATTATATGATTCACCAAATAGTTTTCCAATATCACGATCATTTATTGCACGTCCCGGGTTATTTACCATAAATGTATCACAAGCTTGACTATAATACGTCTTCAGAGGCCCGAAAATTGCAACGTCTAGTGGTTGTAACTTATGTGTGGTATGGGGAGGAAACCCAagcattgtaatattatgttcacgaCAAAAACGAATGGCTTGTAGAGAAACATGCGAAACGTGGTTATccagaattaataatataggattTTCAGGAGTTGCTTTTACATGCTTACAAAAATGCTCAAGGTAAAGTAAGAAACTGTCAGAAGTCATCCAACCATTATCATTACCTATAGCCACTGAACCAGGAGGTGCTCCttctattaattgtttatccATACGTTTTCTTGCAAATATTAGAAAGGGTGGCACGTATACACCTGTAGCACTTATTCCTAAAACGACAGTGATATTTTTTCCACGTTCTGCAGACACAATTTTTGCAACTCTTCGTGCGACAGTTGGAGAAATAACTTTTGGTAGTTTAGTTGGCACGCTAGAGATACCAGATTCGTCCACATTGAATATCTGGCTggcattaaaatgtttttcaagtttgatttcttttagtttgtcaaaaaatgcgccaacatttattttattgaacgcCATAAGCCGACCAATAGAAGTTGCTTCTGGTTTTCTAACACTAAAGTTATACTTAGACATAAAGTTATACATCCAATCATCACCTGCTAGCTTAGTCTGTTTATTGAACCGGTGATGAATACCATTTTCCTCAGCAAAATCATACACTAACCTT
This window harbors:
- the LOC126554758 gene encoding uncharacterized protein LOC126554758 is translated as MYNFMSKYNFSVRKPEATSIGRLMAFNKINVGAFFDKLKEIKLEKHFNASQIFNVDESGISSVPTKLPKVISPTVARRVAKIVSAERGKNITVVLGISATGVYVPPFLIFARKRMDKQLIEGAPPGSVAIGNDNGWMTSDSFLLYLEHFCKHVKATPENPILLILDNHVSHVSLQAIRFCREHNITMLGFPPHTTHKLQPLDVAIFGPLKTYYSQACDTFMVNNPGRAINDRDIGKLFGESYNRAATVGNAIKGFSACGIEPFNPNIFSDYDFASAEVTERPLTIEEQPIPETINKDQPIPGQINEEHPIPRPMNEEQPIPGSSRTIEHIQPAKLPALPVAVRPVSKRKPRAKMPTLEITSSPVKSILEMKEQQKILNEQKKKERLEKRKLLKENKIKNKKLRGKNVRRKIILSSEESEDDEVPYVDTDNEESSYDEECIFCQELYRNDKNGESWIKCIKCGRWAHELCAGVECWKTFTCEFCRKHIL